One part of the Candidatus Methylomirabilota bacterium genome encodes these proteins:
- a CDS encoding thermonuclease family protein, which produces MRTVDGDTIQVRLASGVEKVRYIGIDTPEVHHPTRGEEPGGRAATEVNRRLVGNRAVRLEPDVQARDRYGRLLAYVWVTGPDGAEIMVNAELVRLGYAAVLTVPPNVRHAELFRKLAAEAREQHRGLWAP; this is translated from the coding sequence GGCGAGCGGGGTGGAGAAGGTGCGGTATATCGGCATCGATACGCCCGAGGTGCATCACCCGACGCGCGGAGAGGAGCCGGGCGGGCGCGCGGCCACCGAGGTCAATCGACGGCTCGTCGGGAACCGGGCGGTGCGTCTCGAGCCGGACGTGCAGGCGCGCGACCGCTACGGCCGGCTGCTGGCCTACGTGTGGGTGACCGGGCCCGACGGCGCCGAGATCATGGTGAACGCGGAGCTGGTGCGGCTCGGGTACGCGGCGGTGCTCACGGTGCCGCCGAACGTGCGCCACGCCGAGCTGTTCCGCAAGCTCGCCGCCGAGGCGCGCGAGCAGCACCGCGGCCTCTGGGCGCCCTGA
- the dusB gene encoding tRNA dihydrouridine synthase DusB: MKIGPVELTALARLAPMAGITNAPFRLIARECGSALTTSEEMDAAALLTGHPHADAIAAYYPEERPLAMQLLGKDADLLARAAERCQTLGADIVDLNMGCPMPKITGKGKGAALMRNVGATALILRALRKAVSVPLTVKIRGGWDDEHLNAVEVAQMAESEGVDAITVHPRSRSQRFTGKAPWTIIGEVVRAVSIPVTGNGDVHSMAEARRMAVETGCGSVMIGRGALGRPWVFDECFDALSPESQRASKARVIARHVGLIRAQFNEKYALVQMKKHLAWYTEGLGHATECRARIFQTRSPEEVWDLFQSYWDRPRPETSQTASTLSPRMA; encoded by the coding sequence ATGAAGATCGGCCCCGTCGAGCTCACCGCGCTGGCCCGGCTGGCCCCGATGGCCGGCATCACCAACGCCCCGTTCCGCCTGATCGCGCGCGAGTGCGGCAGCGCGCTCACCACGTCCGAGGAGATGGACGCGGCCGCGCTGCTCACCGGCCATCCGCACGCCGACGCCATCGCGGCCTACTATCCCGAGGAGCGGCCGCTCGCCATGCAGCTGCTCGGCAAGGATGCCGACCTGCTCGCCCGCGCGGCCGAGCGCTGCCAGACACTGGGCGCCGACATCGTGGACCTGAACATGGGCTGCCCCATGCCCAAGATCACCGGCAAGGGAAAAGGCGCGGCGCTCATGCGCAACGTCGGCGCGACCGCGTTGATCCTCCGCGCCCTGCGCAAGGCGGTGAGCGTGCCGCTCACCGTGAAGATCCGCGGCGGCTGGGACGACGAGCACCTGAACGCGGTCGAGGTCGCCCAGATGGCGGAGTCGGAAGGGGTCGACGCCATCACGGTGCACCCGCGCTCGCGCTCGCAGCGCTTCACCGGCAAGGCCCCCTGGACGATCATCGGCGAGGTGGTGCGCGCCGTCTCGATCCCGGTCACCGGCAACGGCGACGTGCACTCGATGGCGGAGGCGCGGCGCATGGCCGTCGAGACCGGCTGCGGCTCGGTGATGATCGGGCGCGGCGCGCTCGGCCGCCCCTGGGTCTTCGACGAATGCTTCGACGCGCTCTCGCCCGAGAGCCAGCGCGCCTCCAAGGCCCGGGTGATCGCGCGGCACGTGGGGCTGATCCGCGCTCAGTTCAACGAGAAGTACGCGCTGGTGCAGATGAAGAAGCACCTGGCGTGGTACACGGAAGGCCTCGGCCACGCCACCGAGTGCCGCGCCCGCATCTTCCAGACGCGGTCGCCCGAAGAAGTGTGGGACCTGTTCCAGTCCTACTGGGACCGCCCGCGCCCGGAGACCTCCCAGACCGCCTCGACCTTGTCGCCCCGCATGGCGTAG
- a CDS encoding DSD1 family PLP-dependent enzyme, producing MTRAEIPTPALLLDLDRFERNVAKMAAHVKAAGKKIRPHAKTHKCPEIARRQVAAGAVGVCVAKVGEAEVMAAAGVRNLLITTEVVGPEKIGRLLGVLRRQPETLVVVDNPDNVRELGDAVARAGLVLNVLVDVDVGGRRTGIQPGESARDLGRQVMAHPALHLRGLQGYAGHCAHVMGFEERRRTSRRWMGRLMKTRELFEKHGMPVDIVTGGSSGTFNIDVELPGLTELQSGSYCVMDLDYRRIGSPRGAAYDDFEMALTVLTTVVSVPTAEMAMVDGGFKAFSTDRPFVPEAVEWPGVEYSWAGDEHGRLMTTEPGRLPRLGQLIEFFPPHCDPTINLYDRIYAMRGDKVEAVWEVSGRGRSQ from the coding sequence ATGACTCGCGCCGAGATTCCGACCCCCGCACTGTTGCTGGATCTGGACCGCTTCGAGCGTAATGTCGCCAAGATGGCTGCCCACGTGAAGGCAGCCGGCAAGAAGATCCGCCCGCACGCCAAGACGCACAAGTGTCCGGAGATCGCCCGTCGCCAGGTGGCGGCCGGCGCGGTGGGCGTCTGCGTGGCGAAGGTGGGCGAGGCCGAGGTGATGGCCGCGGCCGGCGTGCGCAATCTCCTCATCACCACCGAGGTGGTCGGGCCCGAGAAGATCGGCCGGCTCCTCGGGGTGCTGCGGCGGCAGCCGGAGACCCTCGTGGTGGTGGACAACCCCGACAACGTGCGCGAGCTGGGCGACGCGGTGGCCCGGGCCGGCCTCGTGCTGAACGTGCTGGTGGACGTGGACGTGGGGGGCCGCCGCACCGGCATCCAGCCCGGCGAGTCCGCGCGCGACCTGGGCCGCCAGGTGATGGCGCACCCGGCGCTGCACCTGCGGGGGCTGCAGGGCTACGCGGGCCACTGCGCGCACGTGATGGGCTTCGAGGAGCGGCGCCGCACATCGCGGCGCTGGATGGGCCGGCTCATGAAGACGCGCGAGCTGTTCGAGAAGCACGGCATGCCGGTGGACATCGTGACCGGCGGCTCGAGCGGCACGTTCAACATCGACGTCGAGCTCCCAGGCCTCACCGAGCTGCAGTCCGGCTCGTACTGCGTGATGGACCTGGATTACCGGCGCATCGGCAGCCCGCGCGGGGCGGCCTACGACGACTTCGAGATGGCGCTGACCGTGCTGACCACCGTGGTGAGCGTGCCGACCGCCGAGATGGCGATGGTGGACGGCGGCTTCAAGGCCTTCTCCACCGATCGCCCGTTCGTGCCGGAGGCCGTCGAGTGGCCCGGCGTCGAGTACTCCTGGGCGGGCGACGAGCACGGCCGGCTCATGACCACCGAGCCGGGACGGCTGCCCAGGCTCGGCCAGCTGATCGAGTTCTTCCCGCCGCACTGCGACCCGACCATCAACCTCTACGACCGGATCTACGCCATGCGGGGCGACAAGGTCGAGGCGGTCTGGGAGGTCTCCGGGCGCGGGCGGTCCCAGTAG
- a CDS encoding TPM domain-containing protein, with protein MARHPRWVRAFLSDADLEAVGAAIASAEAATSAEVRVHLDASCPGDAMTRAVEVFERLGMQRTAERHGVLIYVSIEDHKLAVIGDRGIDERVGQAYWERLVETALGHFRQARAREGLVHAVGEVGSALRRHFPRRPDDVNELPDQVSIEPS; from the coding sequence TGCGCGCGTTCCTGAGCGACGCCGACCTGGAGGCGGTGGGAGCGGCGATCGCCTCCGCGGAGGCCGCCACCTCGGCGGAGGTCCGCGTGCATCTCGACGCGAGCTGCCCCGGGGATGCGATGACGCGCGCGGTCGAGGTCTTCGAGCGGCTCGGCATGCAGCGCACGGCCGAGCGTCACGGCGTACTGATCTACGTGAGCATCGAGGATCACAAGCTCGCGGTGATCGGCGACCGCGGCATCGACGAGCGGGTGGGGCAGGCCTACTGGGAGCGGCTGGTGGAGACCGCGCTGGGCCACTTCCGCCAGGCGCGGGCGCGCGAGGGGCTCGTCCACGCCGTCGGCGAGGTGGGGTCCGCCCTGCGGCGCCACTTCCCGCGCCGGCCGGACGACGTCAACGAACTGCCCGACCAGGTGAGCATCGAGCCCTCGTAG